The following are encoded in a window of Chlorocebus sabaeus isolate Y175 chromosome 10, mChlSab1.0.hap1, whole genome shotgun sequence genomic DNA:
- the TUBA3E gene encoding tubulin alpha-3E chain, with protein MTPLPSRQSCIQSESVPTPRVQQRPIRTGTRPSARLPGTPSQWQPGSGGPVPCSARGQTVAVGSEQLRQPVEVWKQRRAEAAEFAMRECISIHVGQAGVQIGNACWELYCLEHGIQPDGQMPSDKTIGGGDDSFNTFFSETGAGKHVPRAVFVDLEPTVVDEVRTGTYRQLFHPEQLITGKEDAANNYARGHYTIGKEIVDLVLDRIRKLADLCTGLQGFLIFHSFGGGTGSGFASLLMERLSVDYGKKSKLEFAIYPAPQVSTAVVEPYNSILTTHTTLEHSDCAFMVDNEAIYDICRRNLDIERPTYTNLNRLIGQIVSSITASLRFDGALNVDLTEFQTNLVPYPRIHFPLATYAPVISAEKAYHEQLSVAEITNACFEPANQMVKCDPRHGKYMACCMLYRGDVVPKDVNAAIATIKTKRTIQFVDWCPTGFKVGINYQPPTVVPGGDLAKVQRAVCMLSNTTAIAEAWARLDHKFDLMYAKRAFVHWYVGEGMEEGEFSEAREDLAALEKDYEEVGVDSVEAEAEEGEEY; from the exons ATGACCCCGCTGCCTTCCCGCCAATCCTGCATCCAATCAGAGAGCGTCCCCACTCCACGTGTTCAGCAACGGCCAATCAGAACTGGGACCCGGCCCTCGGCCCGCCTCCCAGGAACTCCAAGCCAATGGCAGCCTGGCAGCGGCGGGCCAGTCCCGTGCAGCGCGCGCGGGCAGACGGTTGCAGTTGGCTCTGAGCAGCTGCGGCAGCCGGTTGAGGTCTGGAAGCAGCGTCGGGCTGAAGCGGCGGAGTTCGCCATG CGCGAGTGTATCTCTATCCACGTGGGGCAAGCGGGTGTCCAGATCGGCAATGCCTGCTGGGAACTGTACTGCCTTGAACATGGAATTCAGCCCGATGGTCAGATGCCAAGTGATAAAACCATTGGTGGCGGGGACGACTCCTTCAACACGTTCTTCAGTGAGACTGGGGCTGGCAAGCATGTGCCCAGAGCAGTGTTTGTGGACCTGGAGCCCACTGTGGTCG ATGAAGTGCGCACAGGGACCTACAGGCAGCTCTTCCACCCAGAGCAGCTGATCACTGGGAAAGAAGATGCAGCCAATAATTACGCCAGAGGCCATTACACCATCGGCAAGGAGATTGTTGACCTAGTCCTGGACCGGATCCGCAAACTG GCGGATCTGTGCACGGGACTGCAGGGCTTCCTCATCTTCCACAGCTTTGGGGGCGGCACTGGCTCTGGGTTTGCATCTCTGCTCATGGAGCGGCTCTCAGTGGATTACGGCAAGAAGTCCAAGCTAGAGTTTGCCATTTACCCAGCCCCCCAGGTCTCCACGGCCGTGGTGGAGCCCTACAACTCCATCCTGACCACCCACACGACCCTGGAACATTCTGACTGCGCCTTCATGGTCGACAATGAAGCCATCTATGACATATGTCGGCGCAACCTGGACATCGAGCGTCCCACGTACACCAACCTCAATCGCCTGATTGGGCAGATCGTGTCCTCCATCACAGCCTCCCTGCGATTCGATGGGGCCCTGAATGTGGACTTGACGGAATTCCAGACCAACCTAGTGCCGTACCCCCGCATCCACTTCCCCCTGGCCACTTACGCCCCGGTCATCTCAGCCGAGAAGGCCTACCACGAGCAGCTGTCGGTGGCCGAGATCACCAATGCCTGCTTCGAGCCAGCCAATCAGATGGTCAAGTGTGACCCTCGCCATGGCAAGTACATGGCCTGCTGCATGTTGTACAGGGGGGACGTGGTCCCCAAAGACGTCAACGCGGCCATCGCCACCATCAAGACCAAGCGCACCATCCAGTTTGTGGATTGGTGCCCGACTGGATTTAAG GTGGGCATTAACTACCAGCCCCCCACAGTGGTCCCCGGGGGAGACCTGGCCAAGGTGCAGCGGGCCGTGTGCATGCTGAGCAACACCACGGCTATCGCGGAGGCCTGGGCCCGCCTGGACCATAAGTTCGATCTCATGTATGCCAAGCGGGCCTTTGTGCACTGGTACGTGGGCGAAGGCATGGAAGAGGGAGAGTTCTCTGAGGCCCGAGAGGACCTAGCAGCTCTGGAGAAGGATTATGAAGAGGTGGGCGTGGATTCCGTGGAAGCCGAGGCTGAAGAAGGCGAAGAATACTGA
- the MZT2B gene encoding mitotic-spindle organizing protein 2B isoform X4 produces MAAPGAGPGPGSGAPAGLEAARQKLALRRKKVLSTEEMELYELAQAAGGAIDPDVFKKKQRQRCPRGSIGPGGTQHPRRIQPEDATPAQRYQTAQGRRAWEEPYAGQHLGWGRDLSHLCSQQRLHVISFS; encoded by the exons ATGGCGGCGCCGGGCGCAGGGCCTGGGCCGGGGTCGGGGGCGCCCGCGGGGTTGGAGGCGGCCCGGCAGAAGCTGGCGCTGCGGCGGAAGAAGGTGCTGAGCACCGAGGAGATGGAGCTGTACGAGCTGGCGCAGGCGGCGGGCGGCGCCATTGACCCCGACGTGTTCAA GAAGAAACAAAGGCAGCGCTGCCCTCGGGGGAGCATTGGCCCTGGCGGAACGCAGCACCCGCGAAGGATCCAGCCAGAGGATGCCACGCCAGCCCAGCGCTACCAGACTGCCCAAGGGAGGCGGGCCTGGGAAGAGCCCTACGCGGGGCAGCACCTAGGATGGGGCAGAGACTTGTCACATCTTTGTTCCCAGCAAAGGCTACATGTTATCTCCTTCAGTTGA
- the MZT2B gene encoding mitotic-spindle organizing protein 2B isoform X3 encodes MAAPGAGPGPGSGAPAGLEAARQKLALRRKKVLSTEEMELYELAQAAGGAIDPDVFKILVDLLKLNVAPLAVFQMLKSMCAGQRLASEPQDPAAVSLPTSTVPETREASFLSARNSSPPASSSFFSSPQPSASPVLLHSLAAAHSPLSPGPPGSLRFSCCLFSPFAGRNKGSAALGGALALAERSTREGSSQRMPRQPSATRLPKGGGPGKSPTRGST; translated from the exons ATGGCGGCGCCGGGCGCAGGGCCTGGGCCGGGGTCGGGGGCGCCCGCGGGGTTGGAGGCGGCCCGGCAGAAGCTGGCGCTGCGGCGGAAGAAGGTGCTGAGCACCGAGGAGATGGAGCTGTACGAGCTGGCGCAGGCGGCGGGCGGCGCCATTGACCCCGACGTGTTCAA GATCCTGGTGGACCTGCTGAAGCTGAACGTGGCCCCCCTCGCCGTCTTCCAGATGCTCAAGTCCATGTGTGCCGGGCAGAGGCTAGCGAGCGAGCCCCAGGACCCTGCGGCCGTGTCTCTGCCCACGTCGACAGTGCCCGAGACCCGAG AGGCCTCCTTTCTCTCTGCCAGGAACAGTAGCCCCCCAGCAAgttcctcctttttctccagcCCGCAGCCTTCGGCCTCTCCCGTTCTGCTCCACAGCCTGGCTGCTGCACACTCGCCTCTCTCTCCAGGCCCCCCGGGTTCTCTCCGCTTCTCTTGCTGCCTGTTCTCTCCTTTTGCAG GAAGAAACAAAGGCAGCGCTGCCCTCGGGGGAGCATTGGCCCTGGCGGAACGCAGCACCCGCGAAGGATCCAGCCAGAGGATGCCACGCCAGCCCAGCGCTACCAGACTGCCCAAGGGAGGCGGGCCTGGGAAGAGCCCTACGCGGGGCAGCACCTAG
- the MZT2B gene encoding mitotic-spindle organizing protein 2B isoform X1: MAAPGAGPGPGSGAPAGLEAARQKLALRRKKVLSTEEMELYELAQAAGGAIDPDVFKILVDLLKLNVAPLAVFQMLKSMCAGQRLASEPQDPAAVSLPTSTVPETRGRNKGSAALGGALALAERSTREGSSQRMPRQPSATRLPKGGGPGKSPTRGST; the protein is encoded by the exons ATGGCGGCGCCGGGCGCAGGGCCTGGGCCGGGGTCGGGGGCGCCCGCGGGGTTGGAGGCGGCCCGGCAGAAGCTGGCGCTGCGGCGGAAGAAGGTGCTGAGCACCGAGGAGATGGAGCTGTACGAGCTGGCGCAGGCGGCGGGCGGCGCCATTGACCCCGACGTGTTCAA GATCCTGGTGGACCTGCTGAAGCTGAACGTGGCCCCCCTCGCCGTCTTCCAGATGCTCAAGTCCATGTGTGCCGGGCAGAGGCTAGCGAGCGAGCCCCAGGACCCTGCGGCCGTGTCTCTGCCCACGTCGACAGTGCCCGAGACCCGAG GAAGAAACAAAGGCAGCGCTGCCCTCGGGGGAGCATTGGCCCTGGCGGAACGCAGCACCCGCGAAGGATCCAGCCAGAGGATGCCACGCCAGCCCAGCGCTACCAGACTGCCCAAGGGAGGCGGGCCTGGGAAGAGCCCTACGCGGGGCAGCACCTAG
- the MZT2B gene encoding mitotic-spindle organizing protein 2B isoform X2 produces MAAPGAGPGPGSGAPAGLEAARQKLALRRKKVLSTEEMELYELAQAAGGAIDPDVFKILVDLLKLNVAPLAVFQMLKSMCAGQRLASEPQDPAAVSLPTSTVPETRENPEVNEAGHWFTPVIPTLWEAEAGASLEARSLKPA; encoded by the exons ATGGCGGCGCCGGGCGCAGGGCCTGGGCCGGGGTCGGGGGCGCCCGCGGGGTTGGAGGCGGCCCGGCAGAAGCTGGCGCTGCGGCGGAAGAAGGTGCTGAGCACCGAGGAGATGGAGCTGTACGAGCTGGCGCAGGCGGCGGGCGGCGCCATTGACCCCGACGTGTTCAA GATCCTGGTGGACCTGCTGAAGCTGAACGTGGCCCCCCTCGCCGTCTTCCAGATGCTCAAGTCCATGTGTGCCGGGCAGAGGCTAGCGAGCGAGCCCCAGGACCCTGCGGCCGTGTCTCTGCCCACGTCGACAGTGCCCGAGACCCGAG aaaaccccGAAGTGAATGAGGCTGGGcattggttcacacctgtaatcccaacactttgggaggctgaggcaggagcatcacttgaagctcggagtttgaaaccagcctga